The Pseudomonadota bacterium genome includes a window with the following:
- the rfbB gene encoding dTDP-glucose 4,6-dehydratase: MKVLVTGGCGFIGSAVVRLLTTDAGYAVCNLDKLTYSGDPSTVETVVSNPRYRFVQGDIGDAASLAALLAQFQPDAVMHVAAETHVDRSITGPRVFIETNVVGTYTLLEQCHRYWQSLSGAQRAQFRFVHVSTDEVFGALGESGEFSEHSRYQPNSPYSASKAASDHLVRAWHSTYGFPALVTNCSNNYGPYQYPEKLIPLMVQNALSGQPLPVYGSGLQIRDWLHVEDHAAALHAVLCRGRVGESYNIGGSAERRNIDVVQAVCAALDAKAPRPSGSYEALITHVTDRLGHDFRYAVCTDKIAVELGWTPSRSFESGLSDTIDWYLGNQRWLEHIAGKREQGAGTG; encoded by the coding sequence ATGAAGGTGTTGGTGACGGGTGGGTGTGGGTTCATCGGCTCTGCCGTGGTTCGCCTGCTGACAACCGACGCGGGCTACGCAGTCTGCAACCTCGACAAGCTGACCTACTCCGGTGACCCGAGTACCGTCGAAACCGTGGTGTCCAACCCCCGCTACCGATTCGTGCAGGGCGACATCGGTGATGCAGCGTCGCTGGCTGCGCTGTTGGCGCAGTTCCAGCCGGACGCCGTGATGCACGTGGCGGCCGAGACCCACGTCGACCGGTCGATCACCGGGCCGCGCGTGTTCATCGAGACCAACGTGGTCGGTACCTACACGCTGTTGGAGCAGTGCCACCGGTATTGGCAGTCGTTGAGCGGGGCGCAGCGGGCGCAGTTCCGTTTCGTTCACGTCTCCACCGACGAGGTGTTCGGTGCGCTGGGCGAGAGCGGCGAGTTCAGCGAGCACAGCCGGTACCAGCCGAATTCACCCTACTCGGCCAGCAAGGCGGCGTCGGATCACCTGGTGCGCGCCTGGCACAGCACCTACGGTTTTCCGGCGCTGGTCACGAACTGCTCCAACAACTACGGCCCCTACCAGTACCCCGAAAAGCTGATCCCGTTGATGGTGCAGAACGCGCTGTCGGGTCAGCCTTTGCCGGTGTATGGTTCGGGCTTGCAAATACGCGACTGGCTTCACGTCGAGGACCATGCTGCTGCGCTCCACGCTGTCCTCTGCCGCGGTCGTGTGGGGGAGTCCTACAACATCGGCGGCAGCGCCGAGCGACGCAACATCGATGTCGTGCAGGCGGTCTGCGCTGCGCTGGATGCCAAGGCCCCACGTCCTTCAGGGTCCTACGAGGCGCTGATCACCCACGTGACAGACCGGCTCGGACACGACTTTCGCTATGCTGTCTGCACCGACAAGATTGCCGTTGAATTGGGGTGGACCCCCTCGAGAAGCTTCGAATCCGGGTTGAGTGACACCATCGACTGGTACCTCGGCAATCAGCGCTGGCTCGAGCACATCGCTGGCAAGCGCGAGCAGGGGGCCGGAACCGGATGA